In Halobaculum rubrum, the following are encoded in one genomic region:
- a CDS encoding V-type ATP synthase subunit E, translated as MSLETVVEDIRDEARARAEDIREEGEERAAEVVSEAEEEAERIVQEREQQVERQIEQEREQTLSAAKLEAKQQRLEARRDVLADVRERTEAAIVDLEGDEREELTRALLDAAAPEFDDGETVSVYGRADDEDLLTDVLSDYDGWSFAGERDCLGGVVVESEESRVRVNNTFDSVLEAVWEDNLKELSDRLFDDE; from the coding sequence ATGAGTTTGGAGACTGTCGTCGAAGACATCCGTGACGAAGCCCGCGCGCGTGCGGAGGACATCCGCGAAGAGGGCGAGGAGCGCGCCGCGGAGGTCGTTTCGGAGGCCGAGGAGGAGGCCGAACGAATCGTCCAGGAACGAGAACAGCAGGTCGAGCGGCAGATCGAACAGGAGCGCGAACAGACGCTCTCGGCGGCGAAACTGGAGGCGAAACAGCAGCGACTCGAGGCGCGCCGCGACGTGCTCGCCGACGTGCGCGAGCGGACCGAGGCGGCCATCGTCGACCTCGAGGGCGACGAGCGTGAGGAGCTGACCCGCGCTCTGCTCGACGCGGCGGCCCCCGAGTTCGACGACGGCGAGACGGTGTCCGTCTACGGGCGCGCCGACGACGAGGACCTGCTGACGGACGTCCTCTCCGACTACGACGGGTGGTCGTTCGCCGGCGAGCGCGACTGTCTCGGCGGCGTGGTCGTCGAGAGCGAGGAGTCGCGCGTCCGTGTGAACAATACGTTCGACTCGGTTCTCGAGGCCGTCTGGGAGGACAACCTCAAGGAGCTGAGCGACCGACTGTTCGACGATGAGTAG
- a CDS encoding F0F1 ATP synthase subunit C — MLEIASEVGNVVLQETGSSSPALTANAAAALAVGLAAFGAGYAERGIGSAAIGAVAEDEDLFVSGLIFTVLPETLVILALVTIFLV; from the coding sequence ATGCTCGAAATCGCATCCGAAGTCGGCAACGTTGTACTGCAGGAGACCGGATCCAGCTCCCCCGCCCTCACCGCCAACGCGGCGGCGGCGCTCGCGGTGGGCCTCGCCGCGTTCGGCGCGGGCTACGCGGAGCGCGGCATCGGTTCGGCCGCGATCGGGGCCGTCGCCGAGGACGAGGACCTGTTCGTGTCCGGGCTGATCTTCACGGTCCTCCCGGAGACACTCGTCATTCTCGCACTGGTCACCATCTTCCTGGTCTAA
- a CDS encoding V-type ATP synthase subunit I, with protein sequence MLRPERMSKVSVTGSKAYMEQVVEAVHELNLLHVTEYGGGWEGFVQGNPQSGAEDAAQKLVTVRSLKSILGVESDDAGPTRVLDDELTGELEELREEVNALDDRRNEIRSELRSVEERVEAIEPFAELGIDLDLLQGYDSVQVAVGEGDRETVERAVLDASALTEYRVFGDGVLAVFAHPERDADENALADALVNAEFAALDVPDVEGDSVSPEAYVRDLERERQSLESDLESVESELDSMRADASGFLLAAEEKLAIEVQKSEAPLSYATTRNAFVSEGWIPTERYTEFKSAVQDAVGSHVEVEEIERAAFGADGEVQVREDVPPTVENAGPDEGVEASDEDEAEQRRAVADGSGGSVVMRDDDPPVVQDNPGLVSPFEVLVQAVGRPNYREFDPTIVLFLTFPAFFGFMIGDLGYGILYGLIGYYLYSNFDSPAFKSMGGVTIAAGIFTAIFGVLYGELFGLHLISTYFWEGVVGLHSAPIHKGLQPADLYWAQAWLVVSTLVALVHLNVGYVFGFLEELEFHGAKAAITEKASWLLGMNGLWLLVFSDAAAGTAPEFIYTVFDGVSSDAPAAFALGFTGFPAVVGYAGFAMFLVGALLLLLGAPAEILEIFDVLVNVLSYTRIAAVLLAKAGMAFVVNLLFFGVYETEGEYHYMLSHGPEYYAAEYGAEAILFPGLAHGGVAALVGGLLILVIGHVLVLALGVTSAGLQAVRLEYYEFFSKFFDGGGTEYEPFGRVRRFTADE encoded by the coding sequence ATGCTCAGGCCTGAGCGGATGAGCAAGGTCTCGGTGACCGGCTCCAAGGCGTACATGGAGCAGGTCGTCGAGGCGGTTCACGAGCTGAACCTTCTACACGTCACCGAGTACGGCGGCGGCTGGGAGGGGTTCGTTCAGGGCAACCCCCAGTCGGGCGCGGAGGACGCGGCCCAGAAGCTGGTCACCGTTCGTTCGTTGAAGTCCATCCTCGGCGTCGAAAGCGACGACGCGGGGCCGACCCGCGTCCTCGACGACGAGCTGACCGGAGAGCTCGAGGAGCTTCGCGAGGAGGTCAACGCGCTCGACGACCGACGCAACGAGATCCGCTCGGAGCTCCGCTCCGTCGAGGAGCGCGTCGAGGCGATCGAGCCGTTCGCGGAGCTGGGTATCGACCTCGACCTGCTGCAGGGGTACGACTCCGTGCAGGTCGCGGTCGGCGAGGGCGACCGGGAGACCGTCGAGCGAGCCGTTCTCGACGCGTCCGCGCTCACCGAGTATCGGGTGTTCGGCGACGGCGTCCTCGCCGTCTTCGCGCACCCCGAGCGCGACGCAGACGAGAACGCGCTCGCGGACGCGCTGGTGAACGCCGAGTTCGCCGCCCTCGACGTCCCCGACGTCGAGGGCGACAGCGTCTCTCCCGAGGCGTACGTCCGCGACCTCGAACGCGAGCGCCAGTCGCTGGAGTCGGATCTCGAGTCCGTCGAGAGCGAACTCGATTCGATGCGGGCGGACGCGTCCGGCTTCCTGCTGGCCGCCGAGGAGAAACTCGCGATCGAAGTGCAGAAATCCGAGGCCCCGCTGTCGTACGCGACGACGCGCAACGCGTTCGTCTCCGAGGGGTGGATCCCGACCGAACGCTACACCGAATTCAAGTCGGCGGTGCAGGACGCCGTCGGCAGCCACGTCGAGGTCGAGGAGATCGAACGCGCCGCCTTCGGCGCCGACGGCGAGGTACAGGTCCGCGAGGACGTGCCGCCGACGGTCGAGAACGCCGGCCCCGACGAGGGTGTCGAGGCGAGCGACGAGGACGAAGCCGAGCAGCGACGCGCGGTCGCCGACGGATCGGGCGGTTCGGTCGTCATGCGTGACGACGACCCCCCGGTCGTACAGGACAACCCCGGGCTCGTCTCGCCGTTCGAGGTGCTCGTGCAGGCGGTCGGGCGCCCGAACTACCGCGAGTTCGACCCGACGATCGTCCTGTTTCTCACGTTCCCGGCGTTCTTCGGGTTCATGATCGGTGACCTCGGATACGGTATCCTCTACGGGCTCATCGGCTACTACCTGTACTCGAACTTCGACTCGCCGGCGTTCAAGTCCATGGGCGGCGTCACCATCGCGGCCGGTATCTTCACCGCGATATTCGGCGTCCTGTACGGCGAGCTCTTCGGGCTCCACCTCATCTCGACGTACTTCTGGGAGGGCGTGGTCGGCCTCCACAGCGCCCCGATACACAAGGGACTCCAGCCGGCCGACCTCTACTGGGCACAGGCGTGGCTCGTCGTCTCGACGCTCGTCGCGCTCGTTCACCTCAACGTCGGCTACGTCTTCGGCTTCCTCGAGGAACTCGAGTTCCACGGGGCGAAGGCGGCGATCACAGAGAAGGCCTCGTGGCTGCTGGGCATGAACGGCCTCTGGCTGCTCGTGTTCAGCGATGCCGCGGCCGGCACCGCGCCCGAGTTCATCTACACGGTGTTCGACGGCGTCAGCTCGGACGCCCCCGCGGCGTTCGCGCTCGGCTTCACCGGCTTCCCGGCCGTCGTCGGCTACGCCGGATTCGCGATGTTCCTCGTCGGCGCGCTGCTGCTCCTGCTGGGCGCGCCCGCCGAGATCCTGGAGATCTTCGACGTGCTCGTGAACGTGCTGAGCTACACCCGGATCGCCGCGGTGCTGCTCGCCAAGGCGGGGATGGCGTTCGTCGTCAACCTCCTGTTCTTCGGCGTGTACGAGACCGAAGGCGAGTACCACTACATGCTCTCGCACGGGCCCGAGTACTACGCCGCCGAGTACGGCGCCGAGGCGATCCTGTTCCCCGGGCTCGCCCACGGCGGCGTGGCGGCGCTCGTCGGCGGACTGCTCATCCTGGTGATCGGGCACGTGCTCGTGCTCGCGCTCGGGGTGACCTCCGCCGGCCTGCAGGCCGTCCGTCTGGAGTACTACGAGTTCTTCTCGAAGTTCTTCGACGGCGGCGGCACGGAGTACGAGCCGTTCGGTCGCGTCCGTCGGTTCACCGCCGACGAGTAA
- the ahaH gene encoding ATP synthase archaeal subunit H, which translates to MPRPEVLERVKEAEADAEEIVAEAEADREARISEARSEADEIVAEAEAEADRIEQERLDEAREQIEENREETIAAGRRERNELVDEASDRVDDVVEFAVERFEEAVDAQA; encoded by the coding sequence ATGCCGAGACCCGAAGTTCTCGAACGCGTGAAGGAGGCCGAAGCCGATGCCGAGGAGATCGTCGCCGAGGCTGAGGCCGACCGTGAGGCGCGGATCTCGGAGGCCCGATCGGAGGCCGACGAGATCGTCGCCGAGGCCGAAGCCGAGGCTGACCGCATCGAGCAGGAGCGCCTCGACGAGGCACGCGAACAGATCGAGGAGAACCGGGAGGAGACTATCGCGGCGGGCCGCCGCGAGCGGAACGAACTCGTCGACGAGGCGAGCGACCGGGTCGACGATGTCGTCGAGTTCGCGGTGGAACGGTTCGAGGAGGCGGTAGATGCTCAGGCCTGA
- a CDS encoding aryl-sulfate sulfotransferase, protein MASSLPVSRRTAARALVALVVLGLFAPAAVQAISPSDTGTPGTVGLEAGTVSSEANGSTVVAIQGFHFQGQGNQKKPARLVQVTPNGSTDWVYDGSNQNARWFYDVDPLPNGNLLVVGTNPGGTTVAEIDRETREPVWTERFDFKDTHDVDMLPNGNLLIANMREWNEEAQRSDDRILVYNRSTDEIVWEWTFRNHYPNSTDGGFNEDWTHVNDVDRIAEGQYLVSPRNFDQAIVVNRSTKEIDYRLGEDDNYDVMHEQHNPDWLVSEDGNPTILVADSENDRVVEYERRDGEWVETWEVGTGQLDWPRDADRLPNGNTLITDSLNHRVIEVTPRGEIVWEYYATWGPYEAERIGTGDESNGPTMADQGVTGSYQIYGSAGLIEGTGDSLTFAAAVQNTFAGTVLAGPAVAFADTWSGVTPWIRPVWMGSWQFAGAVAGLIVLLGWAFGEAFAAREAIGRGVRKAARDVRAR, encoded by the coding sequence ATGGCTTCCTCCCTCCCCGTCTCCAGGCGGACGGCCGCCCGCGCGCTCGTCGCGCTGGTCGTGCTGGGGCTGTTCGCCCCCGCCGCCGTGCAGGCGATCTCGCCGAGCGACACCGGGACGCCCGGCACCGTCGGGCTCGAGGCCGGCACGGTCTCCTCTGAGGCGAACGGCTCCACCGTCGTCGCGATCCAGGGCTTTCACTTCCAGGGCCAGGGCAATCAGAAGAAGCCCGCTCGCCTCGTACAGGTGACGCCCAACGGGTCGACCGACTGGGTGTACGACGGGTCGAACCAGAACGCGCGGTGGTTCTACGACGTCGACCCCCTCCCGAACGGGAACCTCCTCGTCGTCGGCACCAATCCAGGCGGCACGACCGTCGCGGAGATCGACCGCGAGACGCGCGAGCCGGTGTGGACCGAGCGCTTCGACTTCAAGGACACCCACGACGTGGACATGCTGCCGAACGGGAACCTCCTCATCGCGAACATGCGCGAGTGGAACGAGGAGGCACAGCGCTCGGACGACCGTATCCTCGTGTACAACCGGTCGACCGACGAGATCGTCTGGGAGTGGACGTTCAGGAACCACTACCCGAACTCCACGGACGGCGGGTTCAACGAGGACTGGACGCACGTCAACGACGTGGACCGTATCGCGGAGGGACAGTACCTCGTCTCCCCGCGTAACTTCGATCAGGCGATCGTGGTGAACCGATCCACCAAGGAGATCGACTACCGACTCGGCGAGGACGACAACTACGACGTGATGCACGAGCAGCACAACCCGGACTGGCTCGTCAGCGAGGACGGCAACCCCACGATCCTCGTCGCCGACTCCGAAAACGACCGGGTCGTCGAGTACGAGCGCCGCGACGGCGAGTGGGTCGAGACCTGGGAGGTCGGCACCGGCCAACTGGATTGGCCTCGCGACGCCGATCGGCTGCCGAACGGGAACACGCTCATCACCGACTCGCTGAACCACCGTGTCATCGAAGTGACGCCGCGCGGCGAGATCGTCTGGGAGTACTACGCCACGTGGGGTCCCTACGAGGCCGAGCGGATCGGCACCGGCGACGAGTCGAACGGCCCGACGATGGCCGACCAGGGCGTGACCGGCAGCTACCAGATCTACGGCTCCGCGGGACTCATCGAGGGAACGGGGGACTCGCTCACGTTCGCCGCCGCCGTCCAGAACACCTTCGCCGGAACGGTCCTCGCCGGCCCCGCGGTCGCGTTCGCGGACACCTGGTCGGGCGTGACGCCGTGGATCCGGCCGGTCTGGATGGGGTCGTGGCAGTTCGCGGGCGCCGTGGCCGGGCTGATCGTTCTCCTCGGCTGGGCGTTCGGCGAGGCCTTCGCCGCGCGCGAAGCGATCGGACGCGGCGTTCGCAAGGCGGCCCGGGACGTTCGCGCTCGCTGA
- a CDS encoding NCS2 family permease, whose amino-acid sequence MGLQQQLAEYFEFDELGTDLRTEVVAGISTFLTMSYIVFVNPSILVGIEGEKPGIILDGVSYAQTLQMVAVVTLIAAAVATLIMALYAKRPFGQAPGLGLNAFFAFTVVGALGVPWETALAAVVVEGLLFIVLTAVGAREYVINVFPTPVKLAVGTGIGLFLAIIGLDAMRIVVDDPATLVTLGSVASDPVAIVSILGLFLTFGLYARGVTGSVVVGILFTTVLGYLAAQFGFGSADALVGNLSAQATYDISPLAGAFVTGLQDVDAFVFSLIVFTFFFVDFFDTAGTLVGVSQVAGFLDEEGDLPDIDKPLMADAVGTTVGGMLGTSTVTTYIESAVGVEEGGRSGMTALVVALLFLAALAVVPLAAAIPLYASHIALVVIGVVMLRNVVEVGWDDLTAAIPAGMTVLVMPFTYSIAYGIAAGIVTYPLVKLAAGRVDETRPGHWVLAGAFVVYFFVRTSGVLAGAV is encoded by the coding sequence ATGGGGCTGCAACAGCAGTTGGCGGAGTACTTCGAGTTCGACGAGCTCGGGACGGATCTCCGGACCGAGGTCGTGGCCGGAATATCCACGTTCCTGACGATGAGTTACATCGTCTTCGTGAACCCGAGCATCCTCGTCGGAATCGAGGGCGAGAAGCCGGGAATCATCCTCGACGGCGTCTCGTACGCACAGACGCTGCAGATGGTCGCGGTGGTGACGCTCATCGCCGCCGCGGTGGCGACACTGATCATGGCGCTGTACGCGAAACGTCCCTTCGGGCAGGCGCCCGGTCTCGGGCTCAACGCCTTCTTCGCGTTCACCGTCGTCGGCGCGCTCGGCGTTCCGTGGGAGACGGCGCTGGCGGCCGTCGTCGTCGAGGGGCTCCTCTTCATCGTCCTCACCGCCGTCGGCGCCCGCGAGTACGTCATCAACGTCTTCCCGACGCCGGTGAAGCTCGCGGTCGGCACCGGTATCGGCCTGTTCCTCGCCATCATCGGACTGGACGCGATGCGCATCGTCGTGGACGACCCCGCGACGCTCGTGACGCTGGGGTCGGTCGCCTCCGACCCCGTCGCGATCGTCTCCATCCTCGGGCTGTTCCTCACGTTCGGGCTGTACGCCCGCGGCGTCACCGGTTCGGTCGTCGTCGGTATCCTGTTCACGACCGTGCTCGGCTACCTCGCGGCGCAGTTCGGCTTCGGCTCGGCCGACGCGCTCGTCGGCAACCTCTCGGCGCAGGCGACGTACGACATCTCGCCGTTGGCGGGGGCGTTCGTCACCGGTCTGCAGGACGTCGACGCGTTCGTCTTCTCGCTGATCGTGTTCACGTTCTTCTTCGTCGACTTCTTCGACACCGCCGGCACGCTCGTCGGCGTCTCGCAGGTCGCGGGCTTCCTCGACGAGGAGGGCGACCTGCCCGACATCGACAAGCCGCTGATGGCCGACGCCGTCGGCACCACCGTCGGCGGGATGCTCGGAACCTCGACGGTGACCACCTACATCGAGTCGGCCGTCGGCGTCGAGGAGGGCGGTCGCTCCGGGATGACCGCGCTCGTCGTCGCGCTGCTGTTCCTCGCGGCGCTGGCAGTCGTCCCCCTCGCGGCGGCCATCCCGCTGTACGCCAGCCACATCGCGCTGGTCGTCATCGGCGTCGTGATGCTGCGCAACGTCGTCGAGGTCGGGTGGGACGACCTGACGGCTGCCATCCCCGCCGGGATGACAGTGCTCGTCATGCCGTTCACCTACTCGATCGCGTACGGGATCGCCGCCGGCATCGTCACCTACCCGCTCGTGAAGCTCGCAGCCGGCCGCGTCGACGAGACACGGCCGGGCCACTGGGTGCTCGCGGGCGCGTTCGTCGTGTACTTCTTCGTCCGGACGAGCGGCGTCCTCGCTGGCGCAGTCTGA
- a CDS encoding phosphoribosyltransferase family protein: MNRAEKAALQLQAVAVLRTLKETRTYDELAEVTGLPAGDLNRYVNGHVLPGSERAQEVVGGIGRETLAAELEARIGFDDEGYVDNSGVVFDQPFLDLVAPVAAESFDFETPDVVLTAATDGITLGAAMASHFDARVAYAKKSKETAVEEFIESRQRLASGIELTYYLPAGAIDAGESVLVVDDLIRSGETQELLLDIALQADAEVTGVFTLIAVGDEGTERAAEITDAPVGALTRFE; this comes from the coding sequence ATGAACAGGGCCGAGAAGGCCGCCCTGCAGTTGCAGGCGGTCGCCGTGTTGCGGACGCTGAAGGAGACGCGAACGTACGACGAGCTCGCGGAGGTGACCGGCCTGCCCGCGGGCGATCTGAACCGGTACGTCAACGGACACGTCCTCCCCGGTTCCGAGCGCGCTCAGGAGGTCGTCGGCGGCATCGGTCGCGAGACGCTCGCCGCCGAACTGGAGGCCCGCATCGGCTTCGACGACGAGGGATACGTCGACAACTCGGGGGTCGTCTTCGACCAGCCGTTCCTCGATCTGGTGGCGCCCGTCGCCGCCGAGTCGTTCGACTTCGAGACGCCCGACGTGGTGCTCACGGCCGCGACCGACGGGATCACACTGGGTGCCGCCATGGCGAGTCACTTCGACGCCCGCGTCGCCTACGCGAAGAAGTCGAAAGAGACGGCCGTCGAGGAGTTCATCGAGTCGCGCCAGCGCCTCGCAAGCGGCATCGAGCTGACGTACTACCTCCCGGCGGGCGCCATCGACGCCGGCGAGTCCGTGCTCGTCGTCGACGACCTCATTCGGTCGGGCGAGACGCAGGAGCTCCTGCTCGACATCGCCCTGCAGGCCGACGCCGAGGTGACGGGCGTGTTCACGCTCATCGCCGTCGGCGACGAGGGAACCGAACGGGCCGCCGAGATCACCGACGCCCCGGTCGGGGCCTTGACGCGGTTCGAGTAG
- the pyrE gene encoding orotate phosphoribosyltransferase has translation MSDTTDDTVTDAELIAALRDAEAVLFGEFELSHGGTSDYYVDKYRFETDPTCLGLVAEAYAERVGEATLAGVALGAVPLVAATAVETGSPYVIVRKAAKEYGTGNRIEGTFDEGEEVVVLEDIATTGQSALDAVEALREAGATVNKVLVVVDREEGAAELLAEHDVELESLLTATRLLEDE, from the coding sequence ATGAGCGACACCACCGACGACACCGTCACCGACGCGGAGCTGATCGCCGCGCTTCGTGACGCGGAGGCCGTCCTGTTCGGCGAGTTCGAACTCTCCCACGGCGGGACGAGCGACTACTACGTCGACAAGTACCGCTTCGAGACCGACCCCACGTGCTTGGGACTCGTCGCCGAGGCGTACGCCGAGCGCGTCGGCGAGGCGACACTCGCGGGCGTCGCTCTCGGCGCCGTCCCGCTCGTGGCCGCGACCGCGGTCGAGACCGGCTCGCCGTACGTCATCGTCCGGAAGGCCGCCAAGGAGTACGGCACCGGAAACCGTATCGAGGGCACCTTCGACGAGGGCGAGGAGGTCGTCGTCCTGGAGGACATCGCCACGACCGGCCAGTCCGCGCTCGACGCCGTCGAGGCGCTGCGCGAGGCGGGTGCTACGGTGAACAAGGTGCTCGTCGTCGTCGACCGCGAGGAGGGGGCTGCGGAACTCCTCGCCGAACACGACGTGGAGCTGGAGTCGTTGCTGACGGCGACCCGGCTCCTCGAGGACGAGTAG
- a CDS encoding CDP-2,3-bis-(O-geranylgeranyl)-sn-glycerol synthase, translated as MVALVALVAGALWAMLPAYVPNNAAVLAGGGAPIDGGRTWEGRRVLGDGKTWRGTAVGTLVGVALALALNAAAGPVGAAAGVDLPTFPPRAALGLALGAMLGDIGASFLKRRSGRERGASFPGLDQLDFVLGALALALVLAPAWTFETFTLERLAVVLVATPLLHVVTNVIAYVIGVKNEPW; from the coding sequence ATGGTCGCACTGGTCGCACTCGTCGCGGGCGCGCTGTGGGCGATGCTGCCGGCGTACGTCCCGAACAACGCCGCCGTGCTCGCGGGCGGCGGCGCGCCGATCGACGGCGGACGGACGTGGGAGGGCCGACGCGTGCTCGGCGACGGGAAGACGTGGCGCGGCACCGCCGTCGGCACGCTCGTGGGCGTCGCGCTCGCGCTCGCGCTCAATGCGGCGGCCGGTCCCGTCGGCGCCGCCGCCGGCGTCGACCTGCCGACGTTCCCGCCGCGTGCGGCGCTCGGACTCGCGCTGGGCGCCATGCTCGGCGACATCGGCGCCTCCTTCCTCAAGCGCCGGTCGGGTCGCGAGCGAGGGGCTTCCTTCCCCGGGCTCGACCAGCTCGACTTCGTCCTCGGCGCGCTCGCGCTCGCGCTCGTGCTCGCCCCCGCGTGGACGTTCGAGACGTTTACCCTCGAACGCCTCGCGGTCGTCCTCGTCGCGACCCCGCTGTTGCACGTCGTCACGAACGTCATCGCCTACGTGATCGGCGTGAAGAACGAGCCGTGGTGA
- a CDS encoding proline dehydrogenase family protein: MIPPIASRFVAGETPAAAFDHVRRANEDGVQVILNLLGEHYRDRSAADADADAYASLIRDLGGTNLDACVSVKPSQLGIDVGDEVFRENFRRVVEVADEHDVFVWCDMEDADTTDTTLDAFETLAREFDGGVGQCVQANLRRTRSDLDRLADVPGKIRLVKGAYDEPESIAYTDKADVNEAYREDLEFLFKERDDGVAVGSHDPAMIALAAELSAEHGADYEVQMLMGVREDEQRRLASEGVETWQYAPYGDKWLSYFYRRVRERKGNALFALRAVLGV, encoded by the coding sequence ATGATCCCGCCCATCGCCAGTCGCTTCGTCGCGGGCGAGACGCCGGCGGCGGCGTTCGACCACGTCCGCCGCGCCAACGAGGACGGCGTGCAGGTGATACTCAACCTCCTCGGCGAGCACTACCGTGACCGTTCGGCCGCGGACGCCGACGCCGACGCGTACGCCTCCCTGATCCGAGACCTCGGCGGAACGAACCTCGACGCCTGTGTCTCGGTGAAGCCCTCACAGCTCGGCATCGACGTCGGCGACGAGGTGTTCCGCGAGAACTTCCGGCGGGTCGTCGAGGTCGCCGACGAACACGACGTGTTCGTCTGGTGTGACATGGAGGACGCCGACACGACGGACACGACGCTCGACGCGTTTGAGACGCTGGCCCGCGAGTTCGACGGCGGCGTCGGGCAGTGCGTGCAGGCGAACCTCCGTCGCACCCGTTCGGATCTCGACAGGCTGGCGGACGTGCCCGGGAAGATCCGGCTCGTGAAGGGTGCGTACGACGAGCCCGAGTCGATCGCGTACACCGACAAAGCCGACGTGAACGAGGCGTACCGAGAGGATCTGGAGTTCCTGTTCAAGGAGCGCGACGACGGCGTCGCCGTCGGCAGCCACGATCCGGCGATGATCGCGCTCGCGGCGGAGCTGTCGGCCGAGCACGGCGCCGACTACGAGGTCCAGATGCTGATGGGCGTCCGCGAGGACGAACAGCGCCGGCTCGCGAGCGAGGGCGTCGAGACGTGGCAGTACGCACCCTACGGGGACAAGTGGCTCTCGTACTTCTACCGTCGCGTGCGCGAACGCAAGGGGAACGCCCTGTTCGCCCTCCGGGCGGTCCTCGGCGTGTGA
- a CDS encoding DUF502 domain-containing protein: protein MSTWKRDFASGLVVVTPLLVILFVANWLYTLLSALPFVPTITPENPDPQYLALYEFAEVITALVVFVLLVFSAGYLMRTTAGRLAEGVLDDTINRVPGLRVIYNASKLAVETALTGTEDLQTPVKLEPWNGMRMTAFKTGKTTDDGREVVFLPTAPNITTGYVIEVDPDDLQETDEKVEEALTRILSAGFGEAATGATAPDETAVDDIDGATED, encoded by the coding sequence ATGTCCACGTGGAAGCGCGATTTCGCGAGCGGGCTGGTCGTTGTCACGCCGCTTCTCGTTATCCTCTTCGTCGCGAACTGGTTGTACACCCTCCTGTCGGCGCTCCCCTTCGTCCCGACGATCACCCCGGAGAACCCGGATCCGCAGTACCTCGCCCTGTACGAGTTCGCCGAGGTGATCACCGCGCTCGTGGTGTTCGTTCTGTTGGTGTTCTCCGCGGGGTACCTCATGCGGACGACCGCCGGACGGCTCGCCGAGGGGGTCCTCGACGACACGATCAACCGCGTTCCGGGGCTTCGCGTCATCTACAACGCCTCGAAGTTGGCCGTCGAAACGGCCCTCACGGGAACCGAGGACCTCCAGACGCCCGTGAAACTGGAGCCGTGGAACGGGATGCGGATGACGGCGTTCAAGACCGGAAAGACGACCGACGACGGTCGCGAGGTCGTGTTCCTGCCGACGGCGCCGAACATCACCACGGGTTACGTCATCGAGGTCGATCCCGACGACCTCCAGGAGACCGACGAGAAAGTCGAGGAGGCGCTCACCCGTATCCTCTCGGCCGGCTTCGGCGAGGCCGCCACCGGAGCGACCGCTCCCGACGAAACCGCCGTCGACGACATCGACGGCGCCACCGAGGACTGA
- a CDS encoding PaaI family thioesterase, with protein MHDGPTDGSDPIDAAHVDLLQAFIESHGFLSWLDLTVEELDRGRIVMSVPYDEKLVNPGSPVGSIHGGIAATLVDTASGFALRSTFDDPTTGSLATTDLNVTYLRPATNDLLVEAEVLRTGGSMGFTDTLVSSVAPDGDQKDVAVGRTSYRLFRDGGE; from the coding sequence ATGCACGACGGCCCGACCGACGGATCCGACCCGATCGACGCCGCCCACGTCGACTTGCTGCAGGCGTTCATCGAGAGCCACGGCTTCCTCTCGTGGCTCGATCTGACCGTCGAGGAGCTCGACCGCGGCCGGATCGTCATGTCCGTTCCGTACGACGAGAAGCTGGTCAACCCCGGGTCGCCGGTCGGCTCCATCCACGGCGGTATCGCGGCGACGCTGGTGGACACCGCTTCCGGGTTCGCCCTGCGGTCGACGTTCGACGACCCGACGACCGGGTCGCTGGCGACGACCGACCTCAACGTCACGTACCTCCGTCCAGCCACCAACGACCTCCTGGTCGAGGCGGAGGTGTTGCGCACCGGCGGCTCGATGGGGTTCACCGATACGCTGGTTTCCAGCGTCGCTCCCGACGGCGATCAGAAGGACGTCGCCGTCGGCCGCACCTCCTACCGTCTGTTCCGGGACGGCGGGGAGTAG